In a single window of the Raphanus sativus cultivar WK10039 chromosome 9, ASM80110v3, whole genome shotgun sequence genome:
- the LOC108827494 gene encoding plant UBX domain-containing protein 10, giving the protein MVDVADKLGYFQAITGLEDADLCTEILQAHGWDLELAISSFTSSSSSSSDPLHNHPSSSRDHNRELFTEFEDDPAFNDEDGRPPGIAWKIITLPVSIVSGSLGLASTAIGFGFRVAGGALTYSLGMLGFGSGRSGGSGSGSESVSLSAGEEAMEFISLFDRDYGRNPCFVSEGFMDALQRSRTQFKLLFVYLHSPDHPDTPPFCDRTLCNEGVVAFLNENFVAWGASVRSSEGFKMSNSFKASRFPFCAVVMPAANHRIALLHQVEGPTTPEEMIAMMQRVVEDSSTVLVTARVEAEERRNNLRLREEQDAAYRAALEADQAREQERLEEQERIEREAAEAEMKRKEEDEARERAEREGAEREAARVRMRQEKALALGDEPEKGPDVTQVLVRFPNGERKGRRFESNTKIQTLYDYVDSLGVLETEDYSLITNFPRTLYGRDKESMSLKDAGLHPQASLFIEIN; this is encoded by the exons ATGGTGGACGTAGCCGACAAATTGGGTTACTTCCAAGCGATAACAGGTCTGGAAGATGCGGATTTATGCACAGAGATCCTCCAAGCTCATGGCTGGGACCTCGAACTCGCTATCTCCTCCTtcacttcatcatcatcatcatcatctgaccCACTCCATAACCACCCTTCGTCTTCCCGCGATCACAATCGCGAACTCTTTACTGAATTCGAAGATGACCCTGCTTTTAACGACGAGGACGGGAGACCTCCGGGAATCGCTTGGAAGATCATAACTTTACCCGTTTCGATTGTCTCCGGTAGCTTAGGGTTAGCTTCTACCGCGATCGGGTTCGGATTCCGGGTCGCCGGTGGAGCTCTGACGTATTCGCTTGGCATGTTAGGGTTTGGATCAGGTCGTAGTGGTGGGTCTGGGTCTGGGTCTGAGTCGGTTTCTTTATCGGCAGGTGAAGAAGCAATGGAGTTCATTTCCTTGTTCGATAGAGATTACGGGAGAAACCCTTGTTTTGTATCCGAAGGTTTCATGGACGCGCTTCAGCGATCTAGGACCCAGTTTAAGCTCTTGTTTGTTTACTTGCACTCTCCCGATCATCCCGATACGCCGCCGTTTTGCGATAGAACGCTTTGCAACGAAGGTGTTGTCGCGTTTTTAAATGAGAATTTTGTGGCTTGGGGTGCTAGTGTACGATCTAGCGAAGGGTTTAAGATGAGTAATAGCTTCAAGGCTTCCAGGTTTCCCTTTTGCGCTGTCGTTATGCCTGCTGCTAATCACAGAATCGCTCTCCTTCACCAG GTGGAAGGACCGACGACTCCAGAAGAAATGATTGCTATGATGCAAAGAGTTGTAGAAGATAGTTCAACTGTTCTAGTTACTGCAAGGGTTGAGGCAGAGGAAAGAAGAAACAATTTGCGTCTGAGAGAGGAACAAGATGCTGCTTACAGGGCTGCTCTTGAAGCCGATCAA GCAAGGGAGCAAGAGAGATTGGAAGAGCAAGAGCGTATAGAGAGGGAAGCTGCTGAGGCAGAGATGAAACGCAAAGAAGAGGATGAAGCTCGGGAGAGAGCAGAGCGTGAAGGTGCAGAGAGAGAAGCTGCTAGAGTGAGAATGAGACAAGAGAAAGCTCTTGCTCTTGGAGATGAACCTGAGAAAGGTCCTGATGTCACACAA GTTTTGGTACGGTTTCCGAATGGAGAAAGAAAAGGGAGGAGGTTTGAAAGCAACACCAAGATACAGACACTATACGACTACGTTGATTCACTTGGAGTGCTGGAAACAGAAGACTATAGCTTAATAACAAACTTCCCAAGAACTTTGTACGGAAGAGACAAAGAGTCGATGTCACTAAAAGATGCAGGTTTGCATCCTCAGGCTAGTCTCTTCATTGAGATCAACTAA
- the LOC130500136 gene encoding uncharacterized protein LOC130500136, producing the protein MGKGKKSAQQAESSKEEKHAEAEGSQRLLADGEPESPPPRNDMPVSDALPEVTEELDSFNTANEKAPSEESDERTPGLGEEPSVKVPEADPQPQIGSTGAAIQDVPVTAKSPEEKDESALPLAIIEVEKELSEAESDSAKKVDDEPKDDAVTVGSESDEASQKERRKKRVLKRLGLRSGKQRKTGESSTPTQSQFLTPEDATKSPYLAKEAGASPQLRSRRSGDKSAEPMPPLIKKRKLISGGYLAVIKKGSMESTVSNLAVYVEQVVAEFYAGLPSTKAEADVDEVVVSVRGQEYKFSPAHLNNAIDWEPLTEEEEEEAATLDDISVTELASFITGDTKTEWDGLTTADLTPCYGALMIIAAYNWIPSTHKTYVSLERARLIYKMAHGVRVDLGKMMFRQILNLGVIQVNDARWLIFPRLIMALLQSQQAVPSYPSDKLQRPVLYKKDKRVGEIYEQRLAKGKGPAKAEPKRSSARTTRQNCTTSCIPL; encoded by the exons ATGGGGAAAGGAAAGAAATCAGCTCAACAAGCCGAATCATCCAAGGAAGAAAAGCATGCAGAGGCTGAAGGAAGTCAAAGGTTACTCGCTGATGGCGAACCTGAATCGCCTCCACCGAGAAACGATATGCCCGTCTCCGATGCACTCCCTGAGGTCACCGAGGAGCTTGACTCATTCAATACCGCTAATGAGAAAGCCCCTTCAGAGGAGAGCGATGAAAGGACTCCAGGTCTTGGAGAGGAGCCATCTGTGAAGGTTCCTGAAGCAGATCCGCAACCGCAAATCGGATCCACTGGTGCTGCCATTCAAGATGTTCCGGTCACTGCTAAATCACCAGAAGAAAAGGATGAATCTGCTCTACCTCTGGCGATCATTGAAGTTGAGAAGGAGCTAAGTGAAGCTGAGTCTGATTCAGCCAAGAAAGTGGACGATGAACCCAAGGATGATGCTGTTACTGTGGGTTCTGAATCAGATGAAGCTTCCCAGAAGGAAAGGAGGAAGAAACGGGTGCTGAAGAGATTAGGGTTGCGCTCTGGGAAACAGAGAAAGACAGGGGAGTCTAGTACACCAACTCAATCTCAGTTTCTCACACCAGAAGATGCAACCAAGTCTCCATATTTGGCTAAGGAAGCAGGAGCCTCGCCTCAGCTGAGATCGAGAAGGTCTGGTGATAAAAGTGCTGAACCAATGCCTCCTCTCATCAAGAAAAG GAAGCTGATCAGTGGGGGTTACTTGGCCGTTATCAAGAAAGGATCTATGGAATCAACTGTCTCGAATCTTGCAGTGTATGTTGAGCAAGTTGTAGCTGAGTTCTATGCAGGTCTGCCGAGTACTAAAGCTGAAGCGGATGTTGATGAAGTGGTTGTCTCTGTACGGGGACAAGAGTACAAGTTCTCACCTGCGCACCTCAATAATGCCATAGATTGGGAACCACTtactgaggaagaagaggaggaagccgCAACGTTGGATGATATCTCGGTAACTGAGTTAGCTTCTTTCATCACCGGAGATACAAAGACAGAATGGGATGGTCTCACTACAGCGGACCTTACTCCATGCTACGGGGCCTTGATGATCATAGCTGCATACAACTGGATTCCCTCGACTCACAAGACATATGTCTCACTTGAGAGAGCAAGACTGATCTACAAGATGGCTCATGGAGTCCGTGTTGATTTGGGGAAGATGATGTTCAGACAGATTCTTAATCTTGGAGTGATTCAAGTCAATGATGCCCGCTGGTTGATCTTCCCTCGCTTGATCATGGCACTTCTTCAAAGTCAGCAGGCGGTTCCATCCTATCCTAGTGACAAGCTCCAACGTCCGGTTCTCTACAAGAAGGATAAACGAGTGGGCGAGATCTATGAGCAGAGACTGGCAAAAGGAAAGGGACCAGCTAAAGCTGAACCAAAGAGAAGCTCTGCAAGGACAACCCGTCAG AACTGCACCACGTCGTGTATCCCTTTATGA
- the LOC108827495 gene encoding uncharacterized protein LOC108827495, with the protein MKLSESRGKEEKHRRQHFQNDLKNMISSLTHMGAEKGGPSQYEEREEEDEGIRVITLSGSNIGATMKTEVDNNHGDNKHELDFLTTFVNSNFQAVNNSLMMGAKYETHDPGVHLDISGDVEKPSMKASAKEMKDKGKTSARS; encoded by the coding sequence atgaagCTAAGCGAGTCAAGAGGCAAAGAAGAGAAGCACAGGAGACAACATTTCCAGAACGATCTAAAAAACATGATCTCGTCTTTAACCCACATGGGAGCAGAGAAGGGAGGGCCGAGCCAATATGAAGAAAGGGAGGAAGAGGATGAAGGCATCAGAGTCATCACGCTCTCAGGATCCAACATAGGAGCCACCATGAAGACAGAGGTCGACAACAATCATGGAGACAACAAACATGAGCTTGATTTCCTTACTACCTTCGTTAACAGCAACTTTCAAGCTGTGAACAACTCGCTAATGATGGGGGCCAAATACGAGACTCATGATCCCGGCGTTCATCTTGACATCTCTGGTGACGTGGAGAAGCCTTCGATGAAGGCATCTGCGAAGGAGATGAAGGATAAGGGGAAGACTTCTGCTCGAAGTTGA